The genomic stretch TATAAATACTCCTTATGACATTGGTTAATCCAGTTGATTGTCACATTGAatatgcaaaatttttctttgtatttttccattttttgcatGTTTCACCTTAGACTGACCATGGGTTGGATAATTACGGTATAGCTAACTTTCCTATCTGTGAGATTCTTCACAAATTCGTACTGCAACTGTAGAGATATACAGTTAATCCAATTTTGGTTCTATGCAATCTTTCTGGTGGTAAGCAAATATTTCAGAAAATAACTTAGATCAATTTCTGACTTTCACAAAGATGTCACATTGTTTATTCTTCAAGGTCCTATCCCTATTGAATTAGTAAATTGGACCTTCAGGCCTCAGGTTCTTGATCAAACAGAAGGTTTATGTAAGGGTGTTCCCAGAGTTTGTGTATGTCCATGTGGATCAAACTATATGGTTTAGggttaaaattaagatattgGTGGAAAGAACCACTGTTTAGGTCTTATGTTACAATGTTTACATTCTCAACATCACTAAGCATAGAACTCTCCTTTTTTTAGTTATCCTGTATGGTCTAATTTTGTCCAATCTGTATGACTTGACATGCTACTTGCTTGTATCTGTTATATAGATGATTCATCCACCTATCCATTAGATTTTTATAGCcaatcttttgtttttttttttcctcttctgTGTTCTGTTATATAGTTTTTCAAGGTGATTGCTTGTTGTGATGGAGTTTCTTTGCTATAGTTCTTCACATGAAAAAGCCTCTAAACCATCGATGCCACTTGAGGGTTCAATGGACTATCCCAGTTGTTTGCTTTCATGCACTGTATGTTGCTGCTTTGGTTGGTTTCACGGGAGCCATTCGTCACATAGAGTTTAGGTTTCATGAACTCAGAGACCTATGGCGTGGTATATTTGTCTCCACTTCTTCCATTGGTATGTACTGTTACATTCTTCACGCTGTATCTCCTGTGTGTTGGAAACATGATAATTCCCTTTTTACTGTTAGTCCAGAAAAATTCATATGAAATAACCAGAAGAGGGTCAGCACTAGGAGGGAGCAGTCCAAAAAGAGAGCATATTCACactctttttcaatttattaGTTCCCTATTTTCTCGTTGAACATATTATAGAATGACGAGATTATTGTTTTTCTAttaaatattctcaaatttaGTAACTTTCttgttatatgtataaaataaactGTATGTATTAAACCACAAGTGTACAgtacaagcatatatatatacatacatgtacttaaaaataaatacactagTACCcctttacttattttatttaatactccccctcaaggtggagcatatatattgagcatgcccagtttggtacaaatataattcacaCGAGACCCTCTAAGcgacttggtgagtaaatcagTCAGTTGATCGTTGGAACccacatatgttgtaactatATCCCCAAAGAGCAcattttctctaataaaatggcaatcaatttcaatatgcttggttctctTATGGAATATAggattagaagcaatatgcattGCAGCCTGATTGTCACAAACCAATTGCATAAACTTAACCTGCGTAACTCCTAACTCCtaaattaattgtttcaaccaCACTAGATCACATGTTGTTACGGCCATTGTCCTGTATTCAGCCTCTGCACTGGATTTGGCGATAAcagtttgtttcttacttttccaagagactagGTTTCCACCCACAAATACACAGTATCCAGATATGGATCTCCTGTCACTAggtgatcctgcccaatcagcatccgtatatcccaaaatttgactgtgcccatgattttgatacaatatACCCCGACCAGGGGTAGCCTTAATATACTGAAGAATACGGATCATTGCATCCCAGTGACTGTTACAAGGTGAATTCAAGAACTGACTTACCACACTCAtagcaaatgaaatatcaggacGAGTGACTGTGAGGTAATTAAGTTTCCCAACTAGCCGACGGTAGCGCCCAGGATCAGAAAGAGGCTCCCCTGTCTCGGTAACAGCTTGATATTTGGATTCATAGGGGTATCAGTAGGCTTACATCCAAGCAATCTTGTCTCCTCTAGCATATCTAAGGCATACTTCCTCTGAGAAATAGATGCCTTGCTTTGACCGAGCTACCTCAATACCTAAAAAATATCTCAAAGAACCCAGATCCTTAGCCTGAAACTATTGGTGAagatgtgccttcaattcaGTGATACAAACATCATCATCCCCTATAagtactatatcatcaacatacaccactAGAAGAATGTGGCGGCCAGACTGAGAACGATAAAAAAcagaatgatcagcttcactccGAGTTAACCCAAACTTAAGAACAACTGAACTAAATCGAccaaaccaagctcgaggagaCTGTTTTAAACCGTATAAAGATTTTCGAAGGCGACACACTAGcccagactccccctgagcaacaaagctAGGACgttgctccatatacacctcCTCCTGTAAATCGCCATGGAGAGAGGCATTTTTTATGTCCAGTTGATGAAGAGGCCAGTGAAACATAGCAACAAGGGACAAAAAAAGGCGAACAGAGGAGATCTtagaaataggagaaaatgtATCTCCATAATCAAGACCAAAAACCTGAGTGTATCATTTGGCAACAAGACGAGCCTTAAGACGATCAATCCTGCCATTAGGGCCAACTTTAACAGTGTAAACCTAGCGACAACCAACAGTAGACTTACCCTTGGGAAGAGGTACTAAGTCCCAAGTCCCGGTGGAATGTAAAGCAAACATTTCTTCAACCATAGCAGCCCGCCACCTTGGATGGGAAAGAGCTTCGAGAACAAATTTAGGAGGAGAgacagaaaataaagaagaaacaaaagcagaATATCCAGGGGACAAAGAATCATAGCTAACAAAAGGGGAAATAGGATGGCGAGTACCTTTACGAAGAGCAATAGGTAAGTTAAGATCAAAAGTTGAAGGTGACGGACTAGAGGAGGAAGAACGAATCGGCACAGGGGATGAGTCAGGAGATGGCTCTCGCGGACTAGTGACGACAGTCGGTGCTGGTTGGGCCACGAGTTGTGGACGCCTTTGATAGACCTGAAGATCGGGTGATCAAGGCGAGAGGCAAAGGATGGTGGAGATGGTGAAGACattggagatggagatgatgtAAGGTCAAGAAAAGGGACAGGCAAAGGTAACACAGTAGACACAGAATCAGAGATCGTAGATGAAGAAGGGAAATAAAGAgatgactcaaagaaggtaacatccgctaaaacaaaatatcgagttaattgaggagagtagcAATGATATCCCTTCTGAAGGCAGGAATAATccaaaaaaacacatttgacagaACGAGCAGATAACTTATCACGACCTGGGGCAAGATGGTGAACAAAGCACATACTCCTAAAGATACGAGGAGGAAGAGAATATAAGTCAACTCGAGAAAAAAGAATGGAATGAGGAATTTGGTCATTAAGGACAGAAGATGGCATGCGGTTAATTAAGTAACATGCAGTTAAGACAGTATCACTCCAGTATTGAAGTGGAACATACATATGAAGAAGTGTGCGGGCTGTCTCAATTAAATGACGATTCTTGcgttcagctaccccattttgttgtggggttctaGGACACGAAGTCTGGTGAAGAATCCCATTGGATGTCATATAAGATCTAAATGGGAGAGACAAATATTCAAGAGCATTATCACTACGAAGAACACGGATAGGCAAATTAAACTGTGTTctaatttcagcacaaaatgtAGTGAAGACTGAAAATAACTctgaacgcgttttcattaaatataaccatgtagTCTGAGAGAAATCATCAATAGATATTACAAAATAACCAAAACCATCTTGTGAACTGACACGACTGGGACCCCATACATCTGAATGGACTATTGAAAAATGAGAACTAGCACATTTATTGACTCTACTTGGGAAAGAACTACTACTATGTttcccaagttgacaagactcacactCTAGAGAAGAAATACTAGAGAGACTGGGAACCATCTTCTTGAGATTGGGAAGAGATGGGTGCCCCAGTCGACAATGGACTTGTAGTGGAGAAGTTGTAGTCGTGCACGCCACTAAAGAAGCAGGGAGAGACAGATAGTAGAGACCGTGAGACTCAAGCCTCGTGCCAATCATCCGTCCAGTCCTCCAATCCTGCACAAGAACAGAATCAGACAAAAAAGTTATAGAGCAATTAAGATTACGAGTGAGTTGACTGacaaagagaaaattaaaggtACATTGTGGTAAATGTAAAACAGATGATAATGGTAAAGTAGGAAGAGGTAATGCGGTACCAATACCCGTGACTGAGGCTTGAGAGCCATCAACCCATGTAACAGGAGGTAGAGACTGCGAAGTTTGAACACGAGATAGGAGAGAACGATTACCAGACATGTGATTGGTGGCACCAGAGTCGAAGATTCATGGGCtaagagaagatgaagacttAGTAAAGTAGGCAGTATGGTTACCAGTGTCAGCAAAGGATGTGACAGGTGAAGTAGCCTGTTGTGTCGTCCGGAACTGAAGAAACTGAGCATACTCCCCCTTGGAGATAGTCACTGGTGAGGAATCACTAGGTGTGATAGATGCCTGACCCTTTGAAGCACCGACAACCATGTTAACAGTACTGGCTACATGAGGTGGACGACCATGTAGGTGATAGCAAGTCTCTCGAGTGTGACCAAGACGATTACAATAGGAACACTAGGGCCGAGAACGACCACCACCCTAACGACCACCACGATTAGTCGGGGTCGTAACAAGGGCGGAATGATCTCTAAGTACGGACATGCCACAATCAACAGCAGTAAAAGAAGAGGCTCTAAGTAGCCTGGCAAATACCTCAATCAGAGGAGGGAGAGAAGCACTGCTGAGAATCTGTGTTTTAATTGAGTCAAGCTTCAGTCGAATTCCATGAACACAGAGGATAGTAAACATTTGATCACGTTGTTACTGTTGTTTCTTGATATTAGTATCAAAGGGCAGTAACTCGTTAAAGTCGGTAATAGAAGCTTGAAGCTTACCCAAATATATGGTCATATCTAAACCAATCTGTTGTAAATTGAACaaagcaccaatcacatcataaatatGAGTGATATCATTAGTATACAGCTCACGAGCTTGAGTTCATAGGGCACTACACTCCCAAAGAGGTCGAAATATAAGCATCAAGGTCGGCTCAATGGTTTGCCACAATAAACTCAATAACTGGGCATCCACTTTCCGCCAAAGAGGTTGATCGCCCTCAGGAACAGTTGAAATAGTCTTTGATAAATGATCCTCAAGGCCTTggccaagaaaccaaatttcaactGCAGATGACTAAGCGGAATAATTCTGTCCACTCAACTTATTCGTGGTAATAATTGGTGTGCCTGAAAAATGGGGAATGGTCATAGGTGTGGATATGGTGGAGCAGCTTGTGGATGAAGAGTGAGCTGGAGATGAAGCCATGATGCGAAAAGAACTGCAGATTTGGAGCAGATCAGATCTGGAGCAAGTTGGATTACAAGTCCAAAGAGAAGGAGCAACAGATCTGGAGCAACGGCAGATCTGGGCGCACAAAAGCTGAAGCTGAGTCACCGGAGAAGACTAATGGCCAGAGCTGGAGTCGCTTGAGGATGGCTGGATCTGGACAGAGGCGGCGACAGTGAGGGCGAGATCTGGGAGCGGCTGGAAGAAGATGGCAGGATCTGGGCAGGCGCAACGACGGGGAGGGCGAGATCTGGGCGCAGCTAGAAGAAGATGGACAGATCTGGAGAAGGAGAGCCGGGATAGCCGGATCTGGAGGAGAGTTGTGATGGCCGTGTGACCAGCGAAACCAACGGCCGATGAAGAGACCGGCGGTGATGGCGATGGCGGGAGAAGCGACCGGCGGTGATGGCGTCGGTTGACGGCGGAGACGACAGCGGCGGCggctagggttagggtttcagctttgataccatgttatatgtataaaataaactGTATGTATTAAACCACAAGTGCACAgtacaagcatatatatatacatacatgtatttaaaaataaatacactaatacccccttatcttatttaacattTCTAATATCCTAAACATCCTTTCTTGAGGCTCTCTTTCCAGGAGGAACATGCCCCGGTCGTTGGTTTTGTAATTGTTAAATTTCAGTGGCCATCAAGGAGCcattttttatttggttgtATTGGAGAGAAATGTTAAGAGAATTTGGAAGATAATGAAAGTGTTGGAAGTTTCTGTTTTCAAACTTTTAATTGgtagttaaaatttaaattaagaggCATATCTTTTCTAAAAGGACATCCTTTGGATAAGGAGGCAGAAATTTTTTCTAAAGTCTATAAATAGCAGACTGTAGCAGTATAACATATGTGAGACTTTATTTACCCTGCATacaaaaatttttctttttagttttcaCTTTATACAATCATACTTTTTACTTGACTTTTGGAATGATTGAAGTATTGGAGATTTTATCCACCCTACATACAAAGCTGTTTCCTGTTTTTTCTTCACCTTATTCCAGGATGTATGTGTGCATGCCTCAAAGTTAAATGTCACTGAGGAAGTTTAAGTTTTCCACCGAGAATATTTAGGTCTAGGGCTTAGGAATCCAAAGTAATTGCTAATACTCATGACAGAAACCTTCAACTTTCTCCCTCTTTGCTTCCAGGAATTTGGGTCATTGCTTATTTGTTGAATGAAATTCATGATGATATTGATTGGCTTCAAGTTGCCTCAAGATTTCTACTGTTAACCATGGTACAATTTCACTATGTTCTATTACTTAGTCTACTGATATGCTTCTGCTAATGCTAATAGTTTTTTTATCCACTTAGATTGAATTTATTCTTGATCAGAATCTTTTGCTACTATTTACTAACATTGCTTGTAATCTTTTTTGTGCAGGCAAGTGTATTTGTACTTgctttcttctctatttcaagttctcaacctTTGCTTTCCCAAATGAGTTTGAGAAAAAATGAAGTACAGGAAGTTCCAACAATGGGTCAGGCACTCGGCATACCTGATAGTGGGCTACTATTACTGAGGGAATCAGCTGCTGTTGTAGATCCTATTGTACCTTTCGATAAACTTCTTTTGAACAAAAGGTTTCGTCAGTCTTTTACAGCATTTGCAGATAGGTGCTGTATTCCTCCCTAGATGAAGAAAGTTTGTCATCTGGTACTCGTTAACTAATGTTGAAGAACTCATATGTGCTTGTTTCTTCATGATTTTCAGTTGCTTAGCTGGGGAGAGCTTGCATTTCTATGATGAAGTGCATGAGCTTAATAAGATACCTGCTGAAGATACTATTAGAAGAATATATATGGCAAGGCACATTATCGAGAAGTACATAGTTCCAGGTATCATATTTCACGGGGttaaaaattttcttgtaaAGTTTAGTTTAATGTATTCCTAGATGAATTTCTTCCTGCGTGGTGGAGCAAAAATATAAATCCTGATTTTGTAAACTCCAAAGTAATTGTCCAGTTAATGACATTGTCCACAATAACTTCCGTAAAATGCAAATGTCATCCATAACAAGGGAGCAATATATATTGCATCAGATGATGTAATATCAACCTTGTCAACTTGGATTAGTTCTAACTTGAGTATACAATTACCAACTCAGCACCAAAATTGAACTGTGTTTCATTTGCTCCTGAGCCAGTTCCTCACTTCTGCTTTGTGCATATGTCTACTTTGTGAGTGTATTATGACTCTTTTTCCACAATAATGACTCGTATAGGTGCAGTAATGGAAGTGAATATATCTTACCGAACTCGACAAGAAATTTTGACCACTCCTGATCTGGCACATCCTGATCTTTTCAGAAATGCACTAAATGAGCTGGTGC from Diospyros lotus cultivar Yz01 chromosome 9, ASM1463336v1, whole genome shotgun sequence encodes the following:
- the LOC127809847 gene encoding regulator of G-protein signaling 1 isoform X2; the protein is MSVNFLKFRKRHWWQSCYTWAVWFEGPLGFGLLLSCRIVQASQLYYIFARRRLPPIRSYIFLPSILFPWIAGAAFLHMKKPLNHRCHLRVQWTIPVVCFHALYVAALVGFTGAIRHIEFRFHELRDLWRGIFVSTSSIGIWVIAYLLNEIHDDIDWLQVASRFLLLTMASVFVLAFFSISSSQPLLSQMSLRKNEVQEVPTMGQALGIPDSGLLLLRESAAVVDPIVPFDKLLLNKRFRQSFTAFADSCLAGESLHFYDEVHELNKIPAEDTIRRIYMARHIIEKYIVPGAVMEVNISYRTRQEILTTPDLAHPDLFRNALNELVQLIKMNLANDYWSSTFFLKFKEDASIRAAEHELDHVTGWTHSPRLSSVHASDDPFHQEHLPKDFSHYSDDSHPQGNEDLQQF
- the LOC127809847 gene encoding regulator of G-protein signaling 1 isoform X1, which codes for MRIYIPVYWAYPRVETVMASCAVEGGCPTDYIAISISLISLILLLTRSTLPCLIHKVSRPKGSSFWLPAIQVFASFNLLLSIVMSVNFLKFRKRHWWQSCYTWAVWFEGPLGFGLLLSCRIVQASQLYYIFARRRLPPIRSYIFLPSILFPWIAGAAFLHMKKPLNHRCHLRVQWTIPVVCFHALYVAALVGFTGAIRHIEFRFHELRDLWRGIFVSTSSIGIWVIAYLLNEIHDDIDWLQVASRFLLLTMASVFVLAFFSISSSQPLLSQMSLRKNEVQEVPTMGQALGIPDSGLLLLRESAAVVDPIVPFDKLLLNKRFRQSFTAFADSCLAGESLHFYDEVHELNKIPAEDTIRRIYMARHIIEKYIVPGAVMEVNISYRTRQEILTTPDLAHPDLFRNALNELVQLIKMNLANDYWSSTFFLKFKEDASIRAAEHELDHVTGWTHSPRLSSVHASDDPFHQEHLPKDFSHYSDDSHPQGNEDLQQF